The following is a genomic window from Bacillales bacterium.
ACCGTGGTCCTCCTTCATTAGCCGCGTTGAACCGCGTTGCCATGTTCTCAATCAACCGTCATTCGCCGAGGCAGCCTCAGCTGTCGAGAGCCGTCAACCGCTCTTCAAGAAAAGCGAGCGCCGCCTGAAAAACTTCCTCGCGTTCCGGTTCATTGAATAATTCGTGATACAGACCGTCCCACTCCTTATAGGCCCGGATTTGAATCGGGAGACGTTCGTACCATTCGAACACCTTGTCCCTGCTGACGATTTTGTCGTCGCCGGCTTGCAGGACGAGAAGCGGGACGTCGGGAAAATCGACTGTTTTTTCAAAAGCGAGCGTCATTGCGCGCTCCAATTCGTTGTACCAGCGAATCGAGACTTTTGTCAAAATGAGCGGATCTTTCTCGTCTTTACGCAATTGCTCGACGTTTCTCGTCGCCAGCGGATTACGGCCGTTGCGTTTGATCCGGACCAGCAATCCGGGCGCGACCGTGTTCATAGCTTTTGCAAAAGCTCTTAAATAAAATGCCGGCGGGAAAGTGAGTCCGAGACACGGCGAAGACAACAGGACGGCGGCCGGCTTTCTTGACGTTTCCATCAACGTGCGAATCACGATCAATCCGCCGAGGCTGTGCCCGAACAAGACGACCGGCAACCCGCTTTTTCCCGCTTCCGCCAACCATCCGTCCACCGTACGAATATACTCATCAAACGTTGCGATATGTCCCGGTGTTTCTGCATGTTCCCCATGGCCGGGAAGATCGCCGATCAGCACGTTAAAACGTTCCTTCCTGAACCGTTGAATGAGCCATTCGTAACGGCCGTGATGTTCTCCCGAACCGTGCACGAGCACGATTGTCGCCCGCGGCCGTTCCGTTTCCCAAATTTTCATGCGTGATCCGCTCCTCGTCTCCGGCGGCAAGCACCGGCGAATGCATGTTGTTCATTTATTTTACCAAATTAAAAATCCACCGTCACATGAGGTGACGGTGGACGCCTGCAAATCGTTAAAGGCCGGCTTGCTCCCGCAGCGCTTCCGCTTTGTCGGTCTTTTCCCACGGAAATTCGACGTCGAGACGGCCGAAATGCCCGTATGCGGCCGTATTTTTATAAATCGGGCGGCGCAGATCGAGCATTTTGATAATGCCGGCCGGACGCAAATCAAAGTTGTTGTTGACGAGCTTTTCCAATTTCGATTCCGCCACTTTGCCTGTCCCGAACGTGTCGACGGAGATCGATACCGGCTGTGAAACGCCGATCGCGTAAGCAATCTGTACTTCACATTTGTCTGCGAGACCGGCGGCGACGATGTTCTTCGCGGCATAACGCGCAGCATACGAAGCGGATCGGTCTACTTTCGTCGGATCTTTTCCGGAAAACGCCCCGCCTCCGTGACGGGCATATCCTCCGTATGTGTCGACAATGATCTTGCGTCCAGTCAACCCGGCGTCCCCTTGCGGCCCGCCGATGACAAACCGTCCCGTCGGGTTGATGAAATATTTCGTTTCCGCGTCAAGGAACTGTTCCGGCACGACTTCCTTGATGACGTGTTCTTTCATATCTTTTTGAATTTGCTCCAGCGCTACTTCCGGATGATGCTGTACCGAAATGACAATCGTGTCGACTCGTTTCGGTTTTCCGTCCGCTCCGTACTCGACGGTCACTTGCGTCTTGCCGTCAGGACGTACATAATCGACAATTTCCTGCTTCCTGACATCGCTTAACCGCTTCGACATCCGATGCGCGAGTGCGATCGGAAGCGGCATGAATTCAGGCGTTTCATTAACCGCAAAACCGAACATCAATCCTTGATCGCCCGCGCCGATCGCTTCAATTTCATTGTCGGTCATGCGCCCTTCTCTTTTCTCCAACGCTTCGCTGACCGCTTGCGCGATCTCCGGAGACTGTTCGTCGATCGACGTCAGCACGGAACATGTGTCGGCATCGAAACCGTATTTGGCACGCGTGTAGCCAATGTCTCTGATTGTCTCTCTGGCGATTTTTGAAATATCGACGTAGGTCGTCGTTGTAATCTCACCGGTTACGAGTACGAGCCCGGTATTGACGACAGTCTCACAAGCGACGCGCGCGTTCGGATCATCCTTTAAGATTTCGTCGAGGATTGCGTCCGAGATTTGATCGCATATTTTGTCCGGATGCCCTTCCGTTACCGATTCGGAAGTAAACAACCTCCGGTCTTTTGGCTGCGCCATGAAACCCCTCCCTGGAACTGCATACTTTAAAGAAAATGCTTCTATAATAACGATACGTTTCTTGAGCATGCGCCGTGCGTGCTGTTCATCACGGACGCCTCGGTTCGCCGGAACACGAAAATCCCGTCATTCCGACATCGTTCGTCCACATCACTGAACAAATGATACCGCAGCGGGAAAACGGTGTCAAACGTTTTGCGCCAATTATTCCGATCTGTTTACTACGAATATTTTTTCGTGTGAATATCGAGAACATGGAAGACTTCCGCCCATTTTTGCTGCAAAAAAATAATTAGTATAGACTATTTGAATTAATGTGTTATACTATTTAAAACACGACCTTCAGAAAGGGATGGTTTCGCGAAATGAGCACAATTTCTTTCGTCTCGAACCTTGAACAAACGTTGGAAAAAACGAATACGCACGTCAATCTTTCTGCCGCCGAATTGACTGAGAAAGCGATCGAGCGCGGCGAAGGTTACTTGACTTCGACGGGGGCTTTACGGGTGGTCACAGGCAAATACACGGGACGCTCCCCGAAGGATAAATACATTGTGAACGAACGATCCAGTTCCTCAGCGATCCATTGGGGAACGGTCAATCAACCGATCGGCGAAGAACGCTTTAAACGGTTGTACGAAAAAGTCTTGAATTACTTAGGCAAGCAAGATTGCTTTGTCTTTGCTGGATATGCGGGGGCGGACCCAGACTACCGCATGGCCGTGCGGGTCGTGACCGAATATGCTTGGCACAATTTGTTCGCCCGTCAGCTTTTCATCCGCTCGGACGGAGAAGAACCGGCGAATTATCATGCCGATTTCACCGTTATCTCTGCGCCGGGATTTCACGCGGATCCGGAAATCGACGGAACGAAATCGGAAACGTTTATCATCATCTCTTTCGAACATCGTATCGTGTTGATCGGCGGAACTGAATATGCCGGAGAAATCAAAAAGTCGATCTTCTCGGTCATGAACTATTTGCTCCCGGAAAAAAACGTCATGCCGATGCACTGCTCGGCCAATGTCGGCTCCGAAGGAGACGTTGCCTTGTTTTTCGGGCTTTCCGGCACTGGGAAAACGACGTTATCGGCTGATCCGCACCGAAAGTTGATCGGCGATGATGAACACGGCTGGTCCGATAACGGCGTCTTTAACATCGAAGGCGGGTGCTACGCGAAGTGCATCAACTTGTCTCAGGCAAAAGAACCGCAAATTTGGAACGCGATTCGCTTCGGAGCGGTTGTTGAAAATGTTATCGTCGACGAAGATACGCGGGTCGTTGACTATGCGGATACGAGGTTGACGGAAAATACGCGAGCCGCCTATCCAATCGAATCGATCGACAACATCGTTCTTCCGAGCATGGCCGGCCATCCGAATACGATCGTCTTTTTGACAGCCGATGCTTTCGGCGTGTTGCCGCCCATCAGCAAATTGACACGCGAGCAAGCGATGTACCACTTTATTTCCGGTTACACGAGCAAGCTCGCCGGAACCGAGCGCGGCATCACGTCTCCGCAGGCGACATTCTCGACTTGTTTTGCGGAACCGTTCCTTCCTTTGCGTCCGCAACAATATGCGGAAATGCTCGGCGATAAAATTGAACGTCACCAAACCGAAGTTTATCTCGTGAATACAGGTTGGACCGGAGGCCCTTACGGCACAGGCAAACGAATTAACCTTTCCCATACCCGTGCGATGATACGCGCAGCGCTTGAAGGCGAATTGTCGAATGCGGAAACGGTGACGGACCCGATTTTCGGACTGAACGTTCCGGTTGCATGTCCCGGCGTTCCCGACGCCGTCCTGCAACCGAAAAAGACGTGGAGTGATCCTGACGCTTACGATGAAAAGGCACGAGCGTTGGCGGATCAATTCAAAGAGAATTTCAAAAAATTTGAAGCCATGCCCGAAACGGTAAAAAACGGCGGTCCGAATTAAGTGCGACGCGAAAACAGCAGAGCGCGGTTCCTTTCAAAGGGACCGCGTTTTTCTTGCGGGTCAAAAGACTTGACCGCAAAACCCGCGGGAAAAAAGCAGCTGGGAGAACCCTCGCCATCTGTACCACCGGCACCATCGTCCGGGCATTATGGCGATTGAGTCGTTACACGAAATTGGACAGGTTGCTGTCACTTTCAGTACAATGTAACCAATAAAAAGACATTGGAGTGCAAACATGTCTCAGATCATCACTTTCGAAGATTTTTATAACAATACTGTCCAATTTTCATTTCGGGATCATCCCTTTTCCGAAGATCCGAAACATGTTTGGGTCATTTGCAAATTTTGCAACCATTGGCTGCTGACCGAACATCCCCGCCGCGGCTGGGAATTTCCCGGCGGAAAAGTCGAGGACGGCGAAACCGCCGAAGAGGCGGCAATACGCGAAGTGTTTGAAGAAACCGGCGCCACCGTTTCCGACTTGTCCTACATCGCCCAATACAAAGTGGAAGGACGCAGCGGCACAATCGTGAAAAATGTGTACTATGCTTCAATTTCCCAAATCGAATCGAAGGAAGATTACCATGAAACGAACGGCCCGATCTTTCTGCATTACGTTCCGAGAGGGCTTCGCAACAAGAAGAAATACAGCTTCATGATGAAAGACGACGTGCTCATGAAAAGCCTTGAATCGATCAAACAGCGAGGCTTGTGATACGGAAAAAAACGGCCGGTTTTCCGCTGAGGAAAGCCGGTTTTGTCTACGATGCGCCGCTCGTGGCATCGTCAGAAGGATTCGCGTATAATCGAAACCAAAAGGCGATCACGCAAAGAAAGGGTGGCCAACATGAACGAGGAACAATACATCCGCTCGCGATTTGCGGAAGAAGACGAACATCTCAAAGGCGTTTTGAAAAGCATTGAAGCCAAAGGAATGCCGAACATTTCACTGCCGCCGGAAACCGCCAAGTGCATTACGCTGCTTGCAAAATTGAGCGGAGCGCGCGATGCGCTCGAAATCGGCGCGCTCGGCGGTTACAGCGGGATCAGCATTATGCGCGGTTTGCCGGAAGACGGACGCTTGACGTCGCTCGAACTGAACCCCGATTATGCTCGGCTGGCAGAACAAAACTTGGCGAAAGCGGGATTTGCCGGACGAGTCACCTACATGACGGGGCCGGCTCTCGAAAGTTTGCAATCATTGACGGAGGCCGGGCGGAAATTTGATTTGTTTTTGATCGACGCCGACAAGAAAAATTACGAAAATTATTTGGACGCTGCCGTGAAGTTGGCGAATCCCGGGGCGGTCTTATTTGCGGACAACGTGCTTTGGCGTGGACGCGTGTACGATCCTGATGATCAAGATGCAATCACCGTTTCGATGCGGAGCTTCAATGAAAAAGTGGCCGCTCATCCGCAGCTCGAATCTCTCTTATTGCCCATCGGCGACGGATTGATGGTGTCTCGTGTCCGAGCATAAGAAAAAATGTACGGAATCCGTACCGTTTACACTTCCGACCTTGGCACTGGCGAAACGACTGCTCGGATGCGAGCTCGTATATGAACCCGACGACGGTACGATGGCCGGCGTGATCGTGGAAACAGAAGCGTACTTAGGTCCGGAAGATCGCGCGGCCCACTCGTACGGCGGGCGGCGAACGAAGCGTACAGAAGTCATGTACGGGAAACCGGGACATGCGTATTTGTACCGGAGTTATGGCATTCACGTATGCTTAAATGTCGTCAGCGGACCGGAAGAAAAGCCGGAGGCGATTCTCATCCGCGCCCTGCAACCGACGCAAGGCGAACAGAAAATGGCAAAAAACCGCGGGTTTGCAAGCACCGACGGCATGACGCCGAAAAAGCGAAGGTCGTTGACAAACGGTCCCGGAAAGTTGGTCCAAGCGCTCGGCATTCCGTTTGCGTATTACGGTCACGATTTGACAGAGCCGCCGTTATCGATCCGATGGAGACCCGCAAAGGCTGAAGACGAGATCGCCTCCGGGCCGCGAATCGGCATTAACAACAGCGGCGAAGCGCGTGACTATCCGTACAGGTTTTGGCTCAAAGACAATCCGTATGTTTCGCGTTAACCCGGTTAAGCCGATGGTTCAGCTCGTATATGTCGGACCATCCGTAGACGACCTCCTGCAACGATTTGCCGCCAATGACCGTCAACTTGCGGCCGACAGCTTTTCCTTGCATCGATTCGTAAAATCGGCGTGCGGGCCTGTTGTCGGTCAACACCGAAACGAGCATCGACGTGTATCCGCTCGACGCGAAATCCGCACAAAGTCTTTGTAAGAGCTTGCTGCCCAGCTTCTTTCCTTGCATTTTTTTCAGCAAATAGATGGCATACAGTTCCGCGTTGTATCCCGCAACATTCGCGTCACGTGCTTCATTTCCCGAACAAAAACCGGCAACCTTCCCCGCATTCGTTTCCACGACGTATGTACAAGGTGCATTTTCACTCGTTAAGATTTCCCGCCATGCTGCCTCGCGTTTTTCGACGGACATCTTGCGCAAGTAAGCGTCGGGAGCGATTCCCGCATACGTAGTTCGCCAACTGTCAACCTGACGTGCGCAATGGATCCGGCGTCGGCGGAAGTTGCCTCTCTTATCTTCATCCGGCATCCCCTCATGTTTTCGTATATTTGTCAGCCACCGCGCTCGCGCCGAAAGCGTCCGGTTTAATGCGGGCGACACAGCCGACCGACGTAATCCAACCGACGATTTCCTGAATGAGTTTGCGCGTATCCCCGTGTTTCCCAATGTCCAAATGAATTTCGATCGGCCAAGCGGCAAGCATTTGCATGATCCCGTGGTTTTTCAATTCTTCCATCCATTCGAGGCTGAGCTCGGTTTCTTTGTATATGCGCTCGGAGAGATGATAAATTGGAGATTCGCGGGAACGGTGGAAGAAAAATCGTGCGCCTTTGCCGATTCTGCACAAGATCAGCGCC
Proteins encoded in this region:
- a CDS encoding alpha/beta hydrolase, with amino-acid sequence MKIWETERPRATIVLVHGSGEHHGRYEWLIQRFRKERFNVLIGDLPGHGEHAETPGHIATFDEYIRTVDGWLAEAGKSGLPVVLFGHSLGGLIVIRTLMETSRKPAAVLLSSPCLGLTFPPAFYLRAFAKAMNTVAPGLLVRIKRNGRNPLATRNVEQLRKDEKDPLILTKVSIRWYNELERAMTLAFEKTVDFPDVPLLVLQAGDDKIVSRDKVFEWYERLPIQIRAYKEWDGLYHELFNEPEREEVFQAALAFLEERLTALDS
- the metK gene encoding methionine adenosyltransferase; the protein is MAQPKDRRLFTSESVTEGHPDKICDQISDAILDEILKDDPNARVACETVVNTGLVLVTGEITTTTYVDISKIARETIRDIGYTRAKYGFDADTCSVLTSIDEQSPEIAQAVSEALEKREGRMTDNEIEAIGAGDQGLMFGFAVNETPEFMPLPIALAHRMSKRLSDVRKQEIVDYVRPDGKTQVTVEYGADGKPKRVDTIVISVQHHPEVALEQIQKDMKEHVIKEVVPEQFLDAETKYFINPTGRFVIGGPQGDAGLTGRKIIVDTYGGYARHGGGAFSGKDPTKVDRSASYAARYAAKNIVAAGLADKCEVQIAYAIGVSQPVSISVDTFGTGKVAESKLEKLVNNNFDLRPAGIIKMLDLRRPIYKNTAAYGHFGRLDVEFPWEKTDKAEALREQAGL
- the pckA gene encoding phosphoenolpyruvate carboxykinase (ATP) translates to MSTISFVSNLEQTLEKTNTHVNLSAAELTEKAIERGEGYLTSTGALRVVTGKYTGRSPKDKYIVNERSSSSAIHWGTVNQPIGEERFKRLYEKVLNYLGKQDCFVFAGYAGADPDYRMAVRVVTEYAWHNLFARQLFIRSDGEEPANYHADFTVISAPGFHADPEIDGTKSETFIIISFEHRIVLIGGTEYAGEIKKSIFSVMNYLLPEKNVMPMHCSANVGSEGDVALFFGLSGTGKTTLSADPHRKLIGDDEHGWSDNGVFNIEGGCYAKCINLSQAKEPQIWNAIRFGAVVENVIVDEDTRVVDYADTRLTENTRAAYPIESIDNIVLPSMAGHPNTIVFLTADAFGVLPPISKLTREQAMYHFISGYTSKLAGTERGITSPQATFSTCFAEPFLPLRPQQYAEMLGDKIERHQTEVYLVNTGWTGGPYGTGKRINLSHTRAMIRAALEGELSNAETVTDPIFGLNVPVACPGVPDAVLQPKKTWSDPDAYDEKARALADQFKENFKKFEAMPETVKNGGPN
- the ytkD gene encoding nucleoside triphosphatase YtkD; translated protein: MITFEDFYNNTVQFSFRDHPFSEDPKHVWVICKFCNHWLLTEHPRRGWEFPGGKVEDGETAEEAAIREVFEETGATVSDLSYIAQYKVEGRSGTIVKNVYYASISQIESKEDYHETNGPIFLHYVPRGLRNKKKYSFMMKDDVLMKSLESIKQRGL
- a CDS encoding O-methyltransferase gives rise to the protein MANMNEEQYIRSRFAEEDEHLKGVLKSIEAKGMPNISLPPETAKCITLLAKLSGARDALEIGALGGYSGISIMRGLPEDGRLTSLELNPDYARLAEQNLAKAGFAGRVTYMTGPALESLQSLTEAGRKFDLFLIDADKKNYENYLDAAVKLANPGAVLFADNVLWRGRVYDPDDQDAITVSMRSFNEKVAAHPQLESLLLPIGDGLMVSRVRA
- a CDS encoding DNA-3-methyladenine glycosylase translates to MSEHKKKCTESVPFTLPTLALAKRLLGCELVYEPDDGTMAGVIVETEAYLGPEDRAAHSYGGRRTKRTEVMYGKPGHAYLYRSYGIHVCLNVVSGPEEKPEAILIRALQPTQGEQKMAKNRGFASTDGMTPKKRRSLTNGPGKLVQALGIPFAYYGHDLTEPPLSIRWRPAKAEDEIASGPRIGINNSGEARDYPYRFWLKDNPYVSR
- a CDS encoding GNAT family N-acetyltransferase, with protein sequence MPDEDKRGNFRRRRIHCARQVDSWRTTYAGIAPDAYLRKMSVEKREAAWREILTSENAPCTYVVETNAGKVAGFCSGNEARDANVAGYNAELYAIYLLKKMQGKKLGSKLLQRLCADFASSGYTSMLVSVLTDNRPARRFYESMQGKAVGRKLTVIGGKSLQEVVYGWSDIYELNHRLNRVNAKHTDCL
- a CDS encoding ribonuclease H-like YkuK family protein, coding for MKVISPTCGELSVEMLRKEIRRYIEEDREADYRIIIGTDSKTNRKTTMFVTALILCRIGKGARFFFHRSRESPIYHLSERIYKETELSLEWMEELKNHGIMQMLAAWPIEIHLDIGKHGDTRKLIQEIVGWITSVGCVARIKPDAFGASAVADKYTKT